The proteins below are encoded in one region of Pseudonocardia sp. DSM 110487:
- a CDS encoding SRPBCC domain-containing protein produces the protein MSDPTTAEGTHVLGLQARLPVPSATAFHALTDPPSLREWLADEADVDLDAGHFEFWGRRVPQGERGRHRLVTAEPDHLLAFTWTLDGIETEVRIELAPAGEHTALALRQYRMPTLDELMAPQGRRDGRHSMHTFWGLALVELAEHLAGRAPTLRADFDPDRSREIRAELDIAAPPERVFASLVEPAQVERWFGWAPEIDPRLGGRISFGLDGEISEFEPGEMLVYADGAGAVVRWELAGSGGGTHLTFVQSGFGADELDSAAQHEAGWLAGLAELRRMHELGADWTPVSTDLPEERE, from the coding sequence ATGAGTGACCCGACCACTGCCGAAGGCACGCACGTGCTCGGCCTGCAGGCCCGGCTCCCGGTACCTTCGGCCACCGCGTTCCACGCGCTCACCGACCCGCCTTCCCTGCGGGAGTGGCTCGCGGACGAGGCGGACGTCGATCTCGACGCCGGACACTTCGAGTTCTGGGGTCGCCGCGTCCCGCAGGGCGAGCGGGGGCGGCACCGCCTCGTCACGGCGGAACCGGACCACCTGCTCGCGTTCACGTGGACGCTCGACGGGATCGAGACGGAGGTCCGGATCGAGCTGGCGCCCGCCGGTGAGCACACGGCGCTGGCCCTGCGCCAGTACCGGATGCCGACGCTCGACGAGCTGATGGCCCCGCAGGGCCGCCGGGACGGCCGGCATTCCATGCACACGTTCTGGGGCCTCGCGCTCGTCGAACTCGCCGAGCACCTCGCCGGGCGCGCACCCACCCTGCGCGCCGACTTCGACCCCGACCGGTCCCGCGAGATCCGCGCGGAGCTCGACATCGCCGCCCCGCCGGAGCGCGTCTTCGCATCGCTCGTCGAGCCCGCGCAGGTGGAGCGCTGGTTCGGCTGGGCACCCGAGATCGACCCCCGGCTCGGCGGGCGGATCTCGTTCGGGCTCGACGGCGAGATCAGCGAGTTCGAGCCGGGCGAGATGCTCGTCTACGCCGACGGGGCGGGTGCGGTCGTGCGGTGGGAGCTCGCCGGCTCAGGAGGCGGAACGCACCTGACGTTCGTGCAGAGCGGGTTCGGCGCCGACGAACTCGACAGCGCGGCCCAGCACGAGGCCGGGTGGCTCGCGGGCCTCGCCGAGCTGCGTCGCATGCACGAACTCGGCGCGGACTGGACTCCGGTGAGCACCGACCTACCGGAGGAACGCGAGTGA
- a CDS encoding SRPBCC family protein: MRIQRIAAETTTEASPEEVWALLSDRSTWPSWSPLGSHTAERLGEGGNPDALGGIARFVTGRHCVREEIVEREPTGRLSYTLLSGLPLRDYRAVVELTPAGTGTHIRWSATFFPGRPGTGWIYRIALTRIFRGMVTGLAAAAPVGN; the protein is encoded by the coding sequence ATGAGGATCCAGCGCATCGCCGCAGAGACGACGACCGAGGCGTCGCCTGAGGAGGTCTGGGCGTTGCTCTCCGACCGGTCCACGTGGCCGTCGTGGTCGCCCCTCGGGTCGCACACCGCGGAGCGGCTCGGCGAGGGCGGCAACCCGGACGCGCTCGGTGGCATTGCGCGGTTCGTCACGGGTCGCCACTGTGTCCGGGAGGAGATCGTGGAGCGGGAACCGACCGGCAGGCTGAGCTACACGCTGCTCTCCGGGCTGCCGTTGCGCGACTACCGAGCCGTCGTCGAGCTGACCCCGGCCGGGACGGGCACGCACATCCGGTGGAGCGCGACGTTCTTCCCCGGTCGCCCCGGCACGGGCTGGATCTACCGGATCGCGCTGACCCGGATCTTCCGCGGCATGGTCACGGGATTGGCCGCGGCGGCGCCGGTCGGTAACTGA
- a CDS encoding TetR/AcrR family transcriptional regulator, whose translation MEGDAKAALLSSAITHLAGHGLGGATLRGIASAIGTSHRMLIYHFGSRDGLLLAIVRSVEEQQRAAMAELAADPDASVADLSRRMWERVADPRLHPHERLFFELYGRALQGDPGAAPMLTWVVPAWLGQLSALLVDRGLPADEARATARLGLAAVRGLLLDLLATGDRAGADEAVELFIGRVT comes from the coding sequence GTGGAGGGGGACGCGAAGGCGGCGCTGCTGTCGTCGGCGATCACCCACCTTGCCGGGCACGGCCTCGGCGGTGCCACCCTGCGCGGCATCGCGTCGGCGATCGGCACCAGCCACCGGATGCTGATCTACCACTTCGGGTCCCGGGACGGGCTCCTGCTCGCGATCGTGCGCAGCGTCGAGGAGCAGCAGCGCGCCGCGATGGCCGAGCTCGCCGCCGACCCTGACGCGTCGGTGGCAGACCTGTCCCGGCGCATGTGGGAGCGCGTGGCCGATCCCCGCCTGCACCCGCACGAGCGGCTCTTCTTCGAGCTGTACGGCCGCGCGCTGCAGGGCGACCCGGGCGCGGCGCCGATGCTGACCTGGGTCGTCCCGGCATGGCTCGGCCAGCTCAGCGCGCTCCTCGTCGACCGCGGGCTACCCGCCGACGAGGCGCGGGCCACCGCCCGGCTCGGCCTTGCGGCCGTCCGCGGGCTGCTGCTCGACCTGCTGGCCACGGGTGACCGCGCGGGCGCGGACGAGGCCGTCGAGCTGTTCATCGGGAGGGTGACATGA
- a CDS encoding Gfo/Idh/MocA family protein, producing the protein MTVRFAVVGCGVIGTLHAEVLAADPDTAVSVLVDPDIAAADSVAARLGGATPVTTSLDAALARDDVDAVAICVPSGAHAQIAVAALQAGRHVVVEKPVDVTVEAAAPIAAAAAAAPEGTVVTVISQHRFDPASVVVRDAISAGRFGRITSAVATVSWWRSQSYYDSGAWRGTWELDGGGALMNQGVHTVDLLLWFLGTPVEVTAQTGLLAHERVEVEDTVAAVVRFESGALATLHATTAAYPGLSVRLQVLGDAGSAVIDDDRLRYFHSKELASAEAAGDAGVSADKGDRSDQTALVLPADEEADPAHGPMFTGHARQYRDIVEAIRTGRRPGVTLDDALLALATVQAVYESARTGAPVRVADVLAAVNVPAP; encoded by the coding sequence GTGACGGTGCGGTTCGCGGTCGTCGGCTGCGGGGTCATCGGCACGCTGCACGCCGAGGTGCTCGCGGCGGATCCGGACACCGCGGTGAGCGTGCTGGTGGACCCGGACATCGCCGCGGCCGACTCCGTCGCCGCGCGGCTCGGCGGCGCCACGCCGGTCACCACCTCGCTGGACGCGGCACTGGCCCGTGACGACGTCGACGCGGTGGCGATCTGCGTGCCGAGCGGGGCGCACGCGCAGATCGCCGTGGCCGCCCTGCAGGCGGGCCGCCACGTCGTGGTGGAGAAGCCGGTCGACGTCACGGTCGAGGCGGCAGCGCCGATCGCGGCGGCCGCAGCGGCGGCGCCCGAGGGCACCGTGGTCACGGTGATCAGCCAGCACCGCTTCGACCCGGCGAGCGTCGTGGTGCGCGACGCGATCAGCGCGGGCCGGTTCGGCCGGATCACATCGGCCGTCGCGACGGTGTCCTGGTGGCGCAGCCAGTCCTACTACGACTCCGGCGCGTGGCGGGGCACGTGGGAGCTCGACGGTGGCGGCGCGCTGATGAACCAGGGCGTGCACACCGTCGACCTGCTGCTGTGGTTCCTCGGCACGCCGGTCGAGGTGACGGCGCAGACCGGGCTCCTCGCGCACGAGCGGGTCGAGGTGGAGGACACGGTGGCCGCGGTCGTGCGGTTCGAGTCCGGCGCGCTGGCCACCCTGCACGCCACCACGGCCGCCTACCCCGGCCTCTCCGTCCGGCTGCAGGTGCTGGGCGACGCCGGCTCCGCCGTGATCGACGACGACCGGCTCCGCTACTTCCACAGCAAGGAGTTGGCGTCCGCCGAGGCCGCGGGGGACGCGGGGGTCAGCGCCGACAAGGGCGACCGCTCCGACCAGACCGCGCTCGTCCTGCCCGCCGATGAGGAGGCCGATCCGGCCCATGGCCCGATGTTCACCGGCCACGCGCGGCAGTACCGCGACATCGTCGAGGCGATCCGCACCGGCCGCCGCCCCGGCGTCACGCTCGACGACGCCCTGCTCGCGCTGGCCACCGTGCAGGCGGTCTACGAGTCGGCCCGCACCGGCGCCCCGGTCCGGGTGGCGGATGTGCTCGCGGCGGTGAACGTCCCGGCGCCATAG
- a CDS encoding sugar phosphate isomerase/epimerase: MWTLSGFADEISPDLDEQCRVLTDLGIRHIEFRSAWDTNVLDLDDDQLEKVRATLESAGIGTSSVGSPIGKIGVLDDFDAHLVRMRRALHVAEVLQAPYIRLFSFFIPKGDDPSAHRDEVLRRMAALAAEADGHDVVLLHENEKEIYGDTPQRCLDILESVGSPKLRLAWDPANFVQVGVTPFTEGYESLRPHLEYLQVKDALLADGTVVPAGEGDGEVEATVRALVADGYDGFCSMEPHLATAGSLGGFSGEHHFRRATVAFTAILDKVGVEYR, translated from the coding sequence ATGTGGACCCTCTCCGGCTTCGCCGACGAGATCTCCCCCGACCTGGACGAGCAGTGCCGGGTGCTCACCGACCTCGGGATCCGCCACATCGAGTTCCGCAGCGCGTGGGATACGAACGTCCTCGACCTCGACGACGACCAGCTGGAGAAGGTGCGGGCGACGCTCGAGAGCGCCGGCATCGGCACCTCATCGGTCGGCTCGCCGATCGGCAAGATCGGGGTGCTCGACGACTTCGACGCCCACCTGGTGCGGATGCGCCGCGCCCTGCACGTCGCCGAGGTGCTGCAGGCGCCCTACATCCGGCTGTTCTCCTTCTTCATCCCGAAGGGTGACGACCCGTCGGCGCACCGCGACGAGGTGCTGCGCCGGATGGCCGCGCTCGCCGCCGAGGCCGATGGGCACGACGTCGTGCTGCTGCACGAGAACGAGAAGGAGATCTACGGCGACACCCCGCAGCGCTGCCTCGACATCCTGGAGTCGGTCGGTTCGCCGAAGCTGCGGCTGGCGTGGGACCCGGCCAACTTCGTGCAGGTGGGTGTCACCCCGTTCACCGAGGGTTACGAGAGCCTGCGCCCGCACCTGGAGTACCTGCAGGTGAAGGACGCGCTGCTGGCCGACGGCACTGTCGTGCCGGCGGGCGAGGGCGACGGCGAGGTCGAGGCCACCGTGCGGGCGCTCGTCGCCGACGGCTACGACGGGTTCTGCTCGATGGAGCCGCACCTGGCCACCGCGGGTTCGCTCGGCGGGTTCTCCGGCGAGCACCACTTCCGGCGGGCGACCGTCGCGTTCACGGCGATCCTCGACAAGGTGGGGGTGGAGTACCGGTGA
- a CDS encoding NAD(P)/FAD-dependent oxidoreductase: MASTAPGTAPPRPRPRVVIVGGGFAGHGAARSLAKRAGDTAEIVLINPTDYFLYLPLLPEVAAGVIDPRRITVPLAATLPGVRVVLGEVDRADLDARRVAWTDPEGGRHELGYDRLVVAAGSVNKLLPIPGVAEHAHGFRGIPEALYLRDHITRQIELAASTDDPAEREARCTFVVVGAGYTGTEVAAQGPLFTDALVRQHGALRDQPVRWMLLDLAERVLPELDPRLSRTADRVLRERGVEVRTGQSVREATHEHVCLTTGEKVPTRTLVWCVGVRPDPLVEGFGLPTNKGRLVVDAQLTVPGHPDVSACGDAAAVPDLTRPGDVTAMTAQHAVRQGKLAGRNVAASLGHGTARTYRHHDLGFVVELGGREAAANPLHVPLAGLAAKAVTRGYHLLSMPTNRTRTAADWLLDAVLPRQTVQLGLVRGPNVPLETASPELEHASR; the protein is encoded by the coding sequence ATGGCCTCGACAGCTCCAGGAACGGCACCGCCGCGCCCCCGTCCACGGGTCGTGATCGTCGGAGGGGGGTTCGCCGGCCACGGCGCCGCGCGGTCGCTCGCGAAACGGGCAGGCGACACGGCCGAGATCGTTCTGATCAACCCCACCGACTACTTCCTCTACCTGCCGCTGCTGCCGGAGGTCGCGGCAGGCGTGATCGACCCGCGCCGGATCACGGTGCCGCTGGCCGCCACCCTGCCCGGCGTGCGGGTGGTGCTCGGGGAGGTCGACAGGGCCGACCTCGACGCGCGCCGGGTCGCGTGGACCGACCCCGAGGGCGGTCGCCACGAGCTGGGCTACGACCGGCTCGTGGTCGCAGCGGGCAGCGTCAACAAGCTGCTCCCCATCCCCGGGGTCGCCGAGCACGCGCACGGTTTCCGGGGCATCCCGGAGGCGCTCTACCTGCGCGACCACATCACTCGCCAGATCGAGCTGGCCGCCTCCACCGACGATCCGGCGGAGCGGGAGGCGCGCTGCACGTTCGTCGTGGTCGGCGCGGGCTACACCGGCACCGAGGTCGCCGCGCAAGGCCCGCTGTTCACCGACGCGCTGGTGCGCCAGCACGGCGCGCTGCGCGACCAGCCCGTTCGCTGGATGCTGCTCGACCTGGCCGAGCGCGTGCTGCCCGAGCTCGACCCGCGGCTCTCGCGCACCGCGGACCGCGTGCTGCGCGAGCGCGGCGTCGAGGTGCGCACCGGCCAGTCGGTGCGGGAGGCCACCCACGAGCACGTATGCCTCACGACCGGCGAGAAGGTGCCCACCCGCACGCTGGTGTGGTGCGTCGGGGTGCGCCCCGACCCGCTCGTGGAGGGGTTCGGGCTTCCCACGAACAAGGGCCGGCTCGTCGTCGATGCACAGCTGACCGTCCCCGGGCACCCCGACGTGTCCGCGTGCGGCGACGCGGCCGCGGTTCCCGACCTGACCCGTCCCGGTGACGTGACGGCCATGACCGCGCAGCACGCCGTGCGGCAGGGCAAGCTCGCGGGCCGCAACGTCGCCGCGTCGCTCGGGCACGGCACGGCCCGCACCTACCGCCACCACGACCTCGGCTTCGTGGTCGAGCTGGGCGGGCGCGAGGCCGCCGCCAACCCGCTGCACGTGCCGCTCGCCGGGCTCGCCGCGAAGGCGGTGACCCGCGGCTACCACCTGCTGTCCATGCCGACCAACCGCACCCGGACCGCGGCCGACTGGCTCCTCGACGCGGTGCTGCCCCGCCAGACCGTGCAGCTAGGGCTGGTCCGGGGGCCGAACGTGCCACTGGAGACCGCGTCACCCGAACTGGAGCACGCCTCGCGGTGA
- a CDS encoding class I SAM-dependent methyltransferase has product MDREKVALTGAPETMLATLYARALDSHAPRSILHDEAAARAVERIEYDFRRTGITATTAAGVALRGRQLDTWTREFMAAHPEATVLHLACGLDTRAQRLGVPPGVRWIDLDHPDVIALRERLLPPPPGDYHLVRGSVTDEGWLDSVPADRPTVAVLEGLTMYLREEDGRRLIERITGRFPSGQLLFDCYGTIGIRLQKLVPAVRNAGATLHWGIDDPRELEAWHERLVLLDSLRSVDMPGLDLLPTAGRIQMRVLALLPKLRDVGRILRYQF; this is encoded by the coding sequence ATGGATCGGGAGAAGGTCGCGCTGACCGGCGCCCCGGAGACGATGCTCGCAACCCTCTACGCCCGCGCGCTCGACAGCCACGCCCCGCGCTCGATCCTGCACGACGAGGCGGCCGCGCGTGCCGTCGAGCGGATCGAGTACGACTTCCGCCGCACGGGGATCACGGCCACGACCGCGGCGGGCGTCGCGCTGCGCGGCCGGCAGCTCGACACGTGGACCCGCGAGTTCATGGCCGCGCACCCGGAGGCCACCGTGCTGCACCTCGCGTGCGGGCTCGACACCCGCGCCCAGCGCCTGGGTGTCCCACCCGGCGTCCGGTGGATCGACCTCGACCACCCCGATGTCATCGCGCTGCGCGAGCGGTTGCTGCCGCCCCCGCCGGGCGACTACCACCTCGTTCGCGGCTCGGTCACGGACGAGGGCTGGCTGGACTCGGTGCCGGCCGACCGCCCGACCGTGGCGGTGCTCGAGGGCCTCACGATGTACCTCCGCGAGGAGGACGGCCGGCGGCTGATCGAGCGGATCACCGGGCGGTTTCCCAGCGGGCAGCTGCTCTTCGACTGCTACGGCACCATCGGCATCCGGCTGCAGAAGCTCGTGCCCGCCGTGCGCAACGCGGGCGCCACCCTGCACTGGGGCATCGACGACCCCCGCGAGCTCGAGGCGTGGCACGAGCGGCTGGTGCTGCTCGATTCGCTGCGCAGTGTCGACATGCCGGGCCTGGACCTGCTCCCCACGGCGGGCCGAATCCAGATGCGGGTGCTCGCGCTGCTGCCGAAACTCCGGGACGTCGGGCGGATCTTGCGCTACCAGTTCTGA
- a CDS encoding epoxide hydrolase family protein, producing MSVTPFHIAVPDAELADLRDRLRRTRWPEPETVDGWAQGVPLEYLRELCAYWADGYDWRATEARLNAMPQFRTEIDGLGIHFLHVRSPHPDAIPLVLTHGWPGSVVEFLDVIALLTEGPTRFHVVCPSLPGYGFSDKPARRGWTVQRIAAAWAQLMARLGYDRYGAAGSDWGTSVSTWIGKLDAAHVAGIHLVPPLAAPDPATFDDLTAGEQAALDDLARGQGDGDGYSMQQTTRPQTIGYGLVDSPALLAAWIVEKFHAWADPASTLTRDKLLDNLMLYWLPGTGASAARLYWESFREVQRTFAGETTDEVRVPAGCSVFAHENPRPSRRWAARRFTDIRYWNEPDRGGHFAAMEQPELFAGELRAFFRLVR from the coding sequence GTGTCCGTGACCCCGTTCCACATCGCGGTGCCCGACGCCGAGCTCGCCGACCTGCGCGACCGGCTGCGGCGCACCCGTTGGCCCGAACCAGAGACCGTCGACGGCTGGGCGCAGGGCGTGCCCCTCGAGTACCTGCGGGAGCTGTGCGCCTACTGGGCCGACGGCTACGACTGGCGAGCCACCGAGGCGCGCCTGAACGCGATGCCGCAGTTCCGCACCGAGATCGACGGGCTCGGCATCCACTTCCTGCACGTCCGCTCGCCGCATCCGGACGCGATCCCGCTGGTGCTGACGCACGGCTGGCCCGGCTCCGTCGTCGAGTTCCTCGACGTGATTGCGCTGCTCACCGAGGGGCCGACCCGCTTCCACGTCGTGTGCCCGTCGTTGCCCGGGTACGGGTTCAGCGACAAGCCCGCGAGACGCGGCTGGACCGTGCAGCGCATCGCCGCGGCGTGGGCGCAGCTCATGGCCCGGCTCGGCTACGACCGGTACGGCGCGGCCGGGAGCGACTGGGGCACGTCCGTCAGCACCTGGATCGGCAAGCTCGACGCGGCGCACGTCGCGGGCATCCACCTCGTCCCGCCGCTGGCCGCGCCCGACCCGGCCACCTTCGACGACCTCACCGCGGGCGAGCAGGCCGCCCTCGACGACCTCGCCCGCGGCCAGGGGGACGGCGACGGCTACTCGATGCAGCAGACCACCCGCCCGCAGACGATCGGCTACGGACTCGTCGACTCGCCCGCCCTGCTGGCCGCGTGGATCGTCGAGAAGTTCCACGCGTGGGCCGACCCGGCGAGCACGCTCACGCGCGACAAACTGCTGGACAACCTGATGCTCTACTGGCTGCCCGGCACCGGCGCCTCGGCGGCTCGGCTGTACTGGGAGAGCTTCCGCGAGGTGCAGCGCACGTTCGCCGGCGAGACCACCGACGAGGTGCGCGTGCCGGCCGGCTGCTCGGTGTTCGCCCACGAGAACCCACGTCCGTCCCGGCGGTGGGCGGCCCGGAGGTTCACCGACATCCGCTACTGGAACGAGCCCGACCGCGGCGGCCACTTCGCGGCGATGGAGCAGCCGGAACTGTTCGCGGGCGAACTGCGGGCGTTCTTCCGGCTGGTGCGCTGA
- a CDS encoding MFS transporter, translating into MSESSVRRDNVVLRVASGPAAVGFTINSLGACLVLLARDLDRPPEELVWLSSSFGVGLLLMGAAGQVLLRRGPRPVLRGSALVAAAGAALLATGPTALLAAAGALLLGTGAAGLVMVTPALLRGPAVGSRMSQVNAVSSVCGILGPLSVGMLDVQLGNGRLALLIAVPPLVALAAFAGWAAGPAPAAPVPTGPAPPASRPVSRRVAVAWAAVVLGVSIEFCFTIWAAARLQDAGLAAGPAGVAAVAFLLGMAAGRYGAPWLIGRGFPVVPVGCAVVVAGTFAVAVPDAPVPVIAGLVVAGLGTAAFYPVTLARLVQVPGMSAVRGPAFGALASGTAILVAPVVLAALGAALDLRAAYLLAVLPLAVALATAARREPSCP; encoded by the coding sequence ATGAGCGAATCATCGGTACGGCGCGACAACGTCGTCCTGCGGGTCGCGTCGGGGCCGGCCGCCGTCGGCTTCACGATCAACAGCCTCGGCGCGTGCCTCGTGCTGCTCGCCCGCGACCTGGACCGCCCGCCCGAGGAACTCGTCTGGCTCTCGTCGTCGTTCGGCGTCGGGCTGCTGCTCATGGGCGCCGCGGGGCAGGTGCTGCTGCGGCGCGGGCCGAGACCGGTGCTGCGTGGCTCCGCGCTCGTCGCCGCGGCGGGGGCGGCGTTGCTCGCCACCGGGCCGACGGCCCTCCTCGCGGCTGCCGGCGCGCTGCTGCTCGGGACCGGGGCCGCCGGGCTGGTCATGGTCACGCCCGCCCTGCTGCGCGGTCCGGCCGTCGGGTCCCGGATGTCGCAGGTCAACGCCGTCTCCAGCGTGTGCGGCATCCTCGGGCCGCTCTCCGTCGGGATGCTGGACGTGCAGTTGGGCAATGGCCGGCTCGCGCTGCTGATCGCCGTGCCGCCGCTCGTGGCCCTCGCGGCATTCGCGGGATGGGCCGCGGGGCCCGCGCCGGCTGCGCCCGTGCCGACCGGGCCCGCCCCGCCGGCGTCCCGGCCGGTCTCCCGCCGCGTCGCGGTCGCGTGGGCCGCGGTGGTGCTCGGGGTGTCGATCGAGTTCTGCTTCACGATCTGGGCCGCCGCCCGGCTGCAGGACGCCGGGCTGGCGGCGGGCCCTGCTGGGGTCGCGGCCGTCGCGTTCCTGCTCGGGATGGCCGCGGGCCGGTACGGGGCCCCGTGGCTGATCGGCCGCGGGTTCCCGGTCGTGCCCGTGGGGTGCGCCGTGGTCGTCGCAGGCACGTTCGCCGTCGCCGTGCCGGACGCGCCCGTGCCGGTCATCGCGGGCCTGGTCGTCGCCGGGCTGGGCACGGCCGCGTTCTACCCCGTCACGCTCGCCCGGCTCGTCCAGGTGCCGGGCATGTCGGCGGTTCGCGGTCCGGCCTTCGGGGCGCTCGCGTCCGGCACCGCCATCCTCGTCGCGCCGGTGGTCCTCGCCGCCCTCGGCGCGGCGCTCGACCTGCGCGCGGCGTACCTGCTCGCCGTACTGCCACTCGCCGTCGCGCTCGCGACGGCCGCACGGAGGGAGCCCTCGTGTCCGTGA
- a CDS encoding HAD-IA family hydrolase gives MTSVRAVLLDMDGTIVDSDASVERAWTTWSVEHGLDPVDVLPTVHGSPPEPTVRRLLPALDDRAVAVSAQRQMDLQYDDLADVVAAPGASELLAALDRLGLPWAVVTSADVRLAKARLGAAGIDPPLLVTVEEVRRGKPDPEGFLIAAGRLGVEPGACLVVEDSEPGLASGRAAGMRTAALRGLDGDLKIADLAQLAHLLERARVRP, from the coding sequence ATGACGTCGGTACGAGCGGTCCTGCTCGACATGGACGGCACGATCGTCGACTCCGACGCATCCGTCGAGCGGGCGTGGACCACCTGGTCGGTCGAGCACGGCCTCGATCCGGTGGACGTGCTCCCGACCGTCCACGGCAGCCCGCCAGAACCCACCGTGCGCCGGCTGCTCCCCGCGCTGGACGACCGAGCCGTCGCGGTCTCCGCGCAGCGCCAGATGGACCTCCAGTACGACGACCTCGCGGACGTCGTCGCGGCCCCCGGTGCGTCCGAGCTGCTCGCCGCGCTTGACCGGCTGGGCCTGCCATGGGCGGTCGTGACCAGCGCGGACGTGCGGCTGGCCAAGGCGCGCCTCGGCGCGGCGGGGATCGACCCGCCGCTGCTGGTGACGGTCGAGGAGGTGCGGCGGGGCAAGCCCGACCCGGAGGGGTTCCTGATCGCGGCGGGACGGCTCGGCGTCGAGCCGGGGGCGTGCCTGGTGGTGGAGGACAGCGAGCCCGGCCTCGCCTCCGGCCGGGCGGCAGGCATGCGCACGGCCGCGCTCCGCGGCCTCGACGGCGACCTGAAGATCGCCGACCTCGCGCAGCTCGCGCACCTGCTGGAGCGGGCCCGCGTGCGGCCGTGA
- a CDS encoding ROK family transcriptional regulator, translating to MASPRWHGALAVLAEMRRSPGATRAAVAQRLGLSSGSATDITARLRELALLTETPAAAAGRGRPTTVLTPHPDGPVVIAVDLRHEDWRCAVAGLDGRPAPLDAAPHASREPERAVAAIGQAIRRVHARLGDQVRAVGVAAAATVRDGRIVQASTLGWGPVDLTPLGLPGIPLRIDNDATLAGVAEARGGAGAGASTALHVTVEVGVGGTLVVDGQPVRGATGAGGEFGHLPLGDRRLRCPCGALGCWDMTVDGRALARHIGDPPPRDPRTYALAVLARTDQTARAAVDRAAESLGRGIAGLVNALDPEVVTLGGLAAPLRAAAPGAFADAFADGLMTFRRGAPPPLRAAALGDDAALHGAAATALDAVLTEESLSTWARLRGA from the coding sequence ATGGCAAGCCCGCGCTGGCACGGGGCGCTCGCCGTGCTCGCCGAGATGCGCCGCAGCCCCGGCGCGACGCGAGCCGCTGTGGCACAGCGGCTCGGGCTCTCCAGCGGCTCAGCCACCGACATCACCGCCCGGCTGCGCGAGCTCGCGCTGCTGACCGAGACCCCGGCCGCCGCCGCCGGTCGCGGCAGGCCCACCACCGTGCTCACCCCGCACCCGGACGGACCGGTCGTCATCGCCGTCGACCTGCGCCACGAGGACTGGCGCTGCGCGGTCGCGGGCCTCGACGGCCGCCCCGCCCCGCTGGACGCCGCCCCGCATGCCAGCCGCGAGCCCGAGCGGGCCGTGGCTGCTATCGGGCAGGCGATCCGGCGGGTGCACGCCCGCCTCGGGGATCAGGTTCGCGCGGTCGGCGTCGCGGCGGCGGCCACTGTGCGGGACGGGCGCATCGTGCAGGCGTCCACGCTGGGCTGGGGCCCCGTCGACCTCACCCCGCTCGGGCTGCCCGGCATCCCGCTGCGCATCGACAACGACGCCACCCTTGCCGGCGTCGCCGAGGCGCGCGGCGGCGCGGGTGCGGGCGCCTCCACCGCGCTGCACGTCACGGTGGAGGTCGGGGTGGGCGGCACGCTCGTGGTCGACGGGCAGCCGGTGCGGGGGGCCACCGGGGCGGGCGGCGAGTTCGGCCACCTGCCCCTCGGCGACCGGAGGCTGCGCTGCCCGTGCGGCGCGCTCGGCTGCTGGGACATGACCGTCGACGGCCGCGCGCTCGCCCGCCACATCGGCGACCCTCCGCCGCGCGACCCGCGCACGTACGCCCTCGCCGTGCTCGCCCGCACCGACCAAACCGCCCGGGCCGCCGTGGATCGGGCGGCGGAGAGCCTCGGCCGGGGCATCGCCGGACTCGTCAACGCCCTCGACCCGGAAGTCGTGACGCTCGGCGGGCTCGCGGCGCCGCTGCGCGCGGCCGCACCGGGAGCGTTCGCCGACGCGTTCGCCGACGGGTTGATGACGTTCCGCCGGGGGGCTCCTCCCCCGCTCCGGGCCGCCGCCCTCGGCGACGACGCCGCGCTGCACGGGGCGGCCGCGACGGCACTGGACGCGGTGCTGACCGAGGAGTCCCTCTCGACGTGGGCGCGGCTGCGCGGCGCCTGA